The Rhizobium leguminosarum DNA segment GCCCATATCCGTCGTCATCGGTACCTTGGTGACCCGTGCTCCCGCTGCAAGCGGCTCGATCTCGTGCAAGCCGAAGCTCGGCGTCACGGTCAACGCCGATGAACCCGGTACGAGGAAGGCACGGGAGATGGCGGCGACCATCTCCTCCGAGCCATTGCCGACGACGATTTGGCCGGGCGGCAGGTCAAGCACACGGGACAGGGCGTTTCGCAGTTCGGTGCAGGCTGGATCCGAATATCGGGACGGGTTGAAGGCCGACGATGCCAGTGCTCCCATCACCTTCGGCGAGCAGCCGTTCGGATTTTCATTGCTGGCGAGTGCCGCGATGTCGTCATGGCCGCTCAACTGACGCGCAAGGCCGATATTCATGCCTGCATTGTAAGTCGGCAAGGCCGATATATGCGGGTTGGGGACGATCCCTGGCTTTGCGGATTCATTGACTGACATCGATCAAGCGCTTTCGAATTTCCATGGGACGGGTGACCAAGGGAGAGGGATTGCTGCGGGACGTCTTGGTTCAGGAGGCCGGGGCAACGTCCGCGAGATGGCGAAAGGCGCCGTTCCAGTAAAGAAGCGGCTCAGCCCCTCTCCGCAGCGTGATCGCCCTCACCCTTCCAATCAATATGGCGTGGGAATGCATGTGGATGGTCTCGTCCAGTTCGCAATCGAGAGCCGTCAGCGCGCCGTCGAGCACCAGCGCGCCGGTCTCAAGCGTCGACCACGCGCCACCCTCGTAGCGGCGAACGCCGCTTCTTCCCCCGTAACCGGCAAATGATTGCGCCACGCTCTGCTGGTCATGCGCAAGCACGTTGACGCAGAAGTGTCTGTGGCGCTGCAGCGCCGGCCACGAAGACGATCCGCGATTGACGCTGACGATGACGGGGGGGACGTCGGCCGACAATGATGACACCGAGGTCGCCGTAAAACCGGTCCGGCCATCACCGATACCCACGGTGATGACGCTAACGGCGCCGGCGAGATAGCGCATCGATGCCTTGAAAAGGTCCTGGTCGACCACCTGCAACTCGGCAGGGATCTCGGGAAGCGTTATTGAAACTGTCATCGGGGATCCTCGATAGTCTTTCAGGAAGCCCCGACCGGAGCCTCCGAGACATTGCGTCCTGGCGCAGACGGATTTGCGTGCGGCGGAGTCGCGGTTGACCGGCATCGAGAGACCCAAGTTCTCCCGCCGCGTCTTTCCTTCGTATTCGAACAAGCTCCGATGCCGAGTTTCAGTTTGTCCTGCCGAGGCATGCAATCACCTTTCAAAGGCTTTGGGTTGAGCGTGCTTGTCGTGCGCCGATTGCTGATCAATGTGTCTTCGGCAGCTCCCCTCACATTCAATAGGCCGGGCCTGCCAAGGCAACAAGGCGGCAACAAATGCGTTCATTTTTAGATTTTCTAAACGGCGGGAGATCGTCGATGTCGGCGTTGTGAGCGCCTGTCTTATGGTCTTCGACAAAGCGGTTGAGAAGGCGAGCGATATCGGTGTAGCAATCGATTTCAAAAGGATAATCGATATGCCAATCGCTGCCGCCAATTCGCTCGTTGCTCGTCTTTCACCTCCACCAATTCCCTCTGTCATTGCCTGGAGCCGCGAATATACCGGTGGAAAGGGCGCGCTCATCGATCTCTCGCAAGCCGTGCCGGGCTATCCGGCGCATCCGGAGATGCTGCGGCTACTCGGCGAGGCCGCCGCATCGCAGGCCATGACCGGCTACGGACCGATCGAGGGAGAGGCGGTCTTGCGGACGGCCTATGCGCGACATGTGAGCGGGCTTTACGGTGCGCCCGTCGGTGCTGAGAATGTCCACATCACCTCCGGCTGCAATCAAGCCTTCATGTGCGCGGCCATCGCGCTTGCAGGCGCCGGCGAAACCGTCGCACTGACCAATCCCTTCTATTTCAATCACGATACGACACTGGCAATGCTCGGGATCAAGCGTGCGTTGGTCGCATGTGATGCGGCGAATGGATTTCTTCCCGATCTCGCATCCGCCGAACAAGCGCTAGCTGCCGGAGCGCGCGCCCTGGCGATCGTCACGCCCAACAATCCGAGCGGGGCAGTCTATCCGCCGGCATTGTTGCATGACCTGTTCCTGTTGTGCCGGAAATACGGCGCCTGGCTGATCCAGGACGAGACCTATCGCGATTTCCTGGCGGAGGGTTACGGGCCTCCGCACGCGCTGCTCTCCGAGCCCGGATGGGAGGAAACGCTCGTTCTCCTTTACAGCTTCTCGAAGTCCTTCTGCATTCCCGGCCACAGGCTCGGCGCAATTACGGCGGGTCCGAAGCTGCTCGCCGAGATCACCAAGGTCATGGACAATATGCAGATCTGCGCGCCGCGCTCAGCGCAGCATGCCGTCGCCGAGGCCTTGCCGGTGCTGGCAACCTGGCGGGCCGATAACCGGCTGGAAATCGCCAGGCGGGCGGATGCGTTGAAGACGGTGATCGTTGAGTTGCCCGGCTGGGATATCGCCGCGATCGGCGCCTATTTTGCCTTCATCCGCCATCCCTTCGCCGATCAGCCGTCCACGGTGGTCGCCGAGCGGCTTGCGAAACAGGCGGGCATCATCTCGATCCCCGGCGCTTATTTCGGCGAAGGGCAGGAGCGATATCTGCGCCTGGCCTTTGCCAACGCAGATACGGCTTCGATCGGCCTGCTCGGTGAACGCCTGCGCTGATCAGGCGGGGGCCGCGAACCGATTGGCGGGCATGGAGAGCCCGAGATTTTCGCGAAGCGTCGAACCTTCATATTCCTCGCGGAACAATCCGCGGCGGCGCAGTTCCGGCAAGACAAGCGTTACGAAATCGTCGAGGCTTGCCGGCAAGGTCGGGAACATCAGGATGAAGCCGTCGGCGGCGCGCGTATCGAACCATTCCTCCATGAAGTCGGCGATTTCGGCCGGCGTGCCGGTCATGCCGTTGCCCGTATGCTTTTCCGCATAATGGCGGATGAGTTCTCCTACGGTGCGGCCGTTCTTGACGAAGTCGACCAGTTCGTCGAAGAGCGCCCGCGAGCCCTTGGGCGCGTCCGGGAGCCGGTCCATCGGAAAAGGCTTGTCCAGAGGCACGCCTCGCAGATCCGCCTCCAGGAATTCCGAAAGCATCAGGCGACCAACATCGGGATGCATCTTGTCGATCAGGTAATCGACCTTCGCCTGCGCTTCGGCTCTGGTCTCACCGACATTGACGACGACGCCCGGCATGATCTTGAGATCATCCGGGTCGCGTCCGTAGGCCGGCATACGTTTTTTCACATTTTCATAGAAGGCCCGGTTGCGGTCGATGTTGGACGCGAGGCTGAAGACGATCTCCGCGGTGCGCGCCGCCATTTCCATGCCGGGTTCGGAGCCGCCGGCCTGCGCGATAACCGGGCGGCCCTGAGGTGTCCGGGCGATATTGAGGGGACCGCGCACTTGGAAATGCTTACCCTTGTGGTTCAGCGTATGATGCTTGGTCTTGTCGTAATAGACCCCGCTCTTGCGGTCGAGAAGTAGGGCTCCGTCCTCAAAACTATCCCACAGGCCGAAGACGACGTCGACGAATTCGTTGCCTCGCTCATAGCGCAAGGCGTGCGGATCCAGGCCCTCGCGATTGAAATTGTAGCCGGTCTCGTCATGGTCGGAGGTGACGACATTCCAACAGGCGCGGCCGCCGCTGAGATGATCTATCGAGGCGAAGAGGCGCGCGACGTTATAAGGCTCGTAGTAGCTCGTCGACACGGTTGCGACCAGACCAAGATTCTGTGTGGTGACCGAAAGCGCCGATAGCAGTGAAAGCGGCTCGAAGCGGTTCATCTTGGTGGGAATACGGGCGAGAGCATCAGGATCGCCGACGGCTGCGGCGGGTGAATCCGCCATGAACATGAAGTCGAACTTCGCCGCCTCCGACCTTTTGGCAACGTCAAGAAGATGGGCAAAGTCATTGGCGCCGTTGATATCGCTGGCAGGATGAAGCCACGATGCCGGATGGAAGCCGAACGTGTAGACAAAGGTGCCGAGCTTCATCTTACGCGCCATGAAATTCCAGCCTCCAAGATTGATGATTGCGCAAATTATCGCCGCGCCGATTTTTCGAGCAATAGTGCTGAACTATCTTTCATTTTAGTTTTTCTAAAAGATTGGCAAGATCTTTATTGCGGGGCGGAAATCCGCGCCTGCTGCCGCGAAATCGTCATCAGCCAATCGCGGAAGGCGGCACCATGGGATTTCTGTAGCGCTGACCTATCCCAGGCCAGGAAATAACTTTCGCGAAGCGGGATCCGGACATCGAGGGGAATGACGAGCGTCTGAGCTTCCAGCTCATCGGCGATCATCGACATTTGCGCGAGGACGATGCCACGTTTTTTGACGGCAGCGTCGATCGCGCGGCTTGATAAGGTGAAGGACAGTCCAGGCGTCGTCTCCCTAAGAGTCACGCCCACTTTCGCGGCGAAGTCGACCCAGCTGGGGTACGGGGTGAAGTGCCTTTCCCATTCGACATGCAATAGCGGATAGTCGAAAAGTTCAAATGCCGACGGCTTAGGCTTTTGAATGAGCGCCGGCGAGCAGGCGGGCACGACCCAGTCGCGGAATAGCTCGCTGTAATGCTCGTGCTGCAACACGTCCGATCCGTAGCTGATGCGAAAGTCGATTTCATCGAAGCCCATACGTGGCTCACTGTCGCGACCGATGATCCGGACATGTGCATCCGGATGAAGCGCCTGCCAACCGAAGATAAGCCGGCCGATCCACTTATTGACGACGGAAGACAAGGCACTCAGGACGAGGGCATTTTCATTGCGTGCCCGCTCCAGCATACGCTCGGCAATCGCGAATTGCTCGAAGCCTTTGGATATCTCCTGATGATACAGCCTGCCCCAGAGGGTCAGCTCCGCGGTGCGGCCGTTGCGCTCCAGAAGCGTCACGCCCAGAAAGCTTTCGATCTTGCGCACCTGCTGGCTGATCGCACCGGGCGAAACGTTCAATTCCAGGGCAGCGGCCGTCACGCTACCGCAGCGGCCGACGGCTTCGAAGGCCTGCAAGCCTTTAAGCGGAATGGCTTTGAAGCGGCGGGGCGCACTCACGTTGCGTTTCTCCGGGACGAATTGTCGGACATTTCCTGCTCGGTCGGCTGAAAGTCACCGGCGAATTGAAAGCGGTCGCCAGGATGGGTGATTTCGACATAGCTGACGGTCCGGCCATTCTGCCATGTCTGGCGAATGAGCGTCAGGCAGGCGTCACCACGCTCGGTCTCGAGCAGCCTGGCGGTTGCCGGATCTGCGGAAACGGCGCGAATGATGTGCCTTGCCTTCGACCACGGCACCTGCTCCAGCAGCCATTTGGCCGGCGGAACGGATGCGAAGTTTTCATTCCTGGCAAGCGGTACGGCATCAAGCATGATGATGCGTCGCTCGATGGCGTTCGGCTTGCCGTCGACGAGATGCAGACATTGCAGCTTGAGAACCTCCGCACCCGGCCTTTCACCCAATAAGACGGCGCCTGACGTATCCAGTTTCTCTATCTGCCGCTTCATGATGCGGTGGTCGTGCTTGTGTCCGGCAAGCTCCGCCGCGGTACTGATATCCTGAATATCCATGACCGTGCGATCGATCTGCTGCGAGGCGACAAAGGAGCCTGTCTTGCGTCGCCGCACGATCATGCCGCGCTCGGCGAGCGCCGACAGCGCCTTGTTGACGGTCATCCGCGAGCATTGGTATTGGTCGGCGAGTTTATGCTCGATCGGGATACGCTGGCCAGGTTTCCAATCGCCATTCATGATCTTCGCCTCGATGTCTCCGAAGATTCTGTGATGAATTGAGACCAACACTCACCTCGATCCCGCGACGGCGTTCAGATCCTGGCCTCGATGCGAGGCGGTTTCGGCCAAAGGTCCGGCACGTTTTTTGCCTTTCATGACTTTTACATTGACACTGTATGCCGAGCTATATCTATTTGTATAGACAAAAGCGGGCCAGAGAAGCTCGTTCGGCGGGAATACGCTGGGGAACCTGGACTCTTCCGCTGGAAGGGCAAAACTGGAGAGAAGATCATGAAGAAGAATTCATTGCTCAAAGGGTTGATGAGCGCCGCGTTCCTGCTCGGGGCGACACTTTCCGCGCACGCTGCCGATACGCTGGCGGCGGTCAAGGCCGCCGGCACCCTCAAGGTCGGCACCGAGACGGCCTTCGCACCCTTTGACTTCATCGACGCTGGTGAGCATGTCGGATTGAACGTCGATCTTTTCGACGAGATCGGCAAGGAGCTCGGTGTGAAGATCGAGTGGGTGACGTTGCCCTGGGACGGCGTTTTCCCTGCTTTGGAAGCCGGAAAATTTGACGTGGTGGCCGGCCCGGCGACGATTACCAAGAAACGCATGGAGCGCTATCGCTTCACGCCGCCGCTGGCAGAAGCGACCATAGCCATTCTCAAAAAGGCGGGCGATCAAACCATCAGCAAGCCGGAAGACATCGCTGGCAAGAAGATCGGCGTCGGCAAGGCAACCTCGCAGCTCGATCAGCTCAAGGAA contains these protein-coding regions:
- a CDS encoding flavin reductase family protein, with amino-acid sequence MTVSITLPEIPAELQVVDQDLFKASMRYLAGAVSVITVGIGDGRTGFTATSVSSLSADVPPVIVSVNRGSSSWPALQRHRHFCVNVLAHDQQSVAQSFAGYGGRSGVRRYEGGAWSTLETGALVLDGALTALDCELDETIHMHSHAILIGRVRAITLRRGAEPLLYWNGAFRHLADVAPAS
- a CDS encoding aminotransferase, with the protein product MPIAAANSLVARLSPPPIPSVIAWSREYTGGKGALIDLSQAVPGYPAHPEMLRLLGEAAASQAMTGYGPIEGEAVLRTAYARHVSGLYGAPVGAENVHITSGCNQAFMCAAIALAGAGETVALTNPFYFNHDTTLAMLGIKRALVACDAANGFLPDLASAEQALAAGARALAIVTPNNPSGAVYPPALLHDLFLLCRKYGAWLIQDETYRDFLAEGYGPPHALLSEPGWEETLVLLYSFSKSFCIPGHRLGAITAGPKLLAEITKVMDNMQICAPRSAQHAVAEALPVLATWRADNRLEIARRADALKTVIVELPGWDIAAIGAYFAFIRHPFADQPSTVVAERLAKQAGIISIPGAYFGEGQERYLRLAFANADTASIGLLGERLR
- a CDS encoding LLM class flavin-dependent oxidoreductase yields the protein MARKMKLGTFVYTFGFHPASWLHPASDINGANDFAHLLDVAKRSEAAKFDFMFMADSPAAAVGDPDALARIPTKMNRFEPLSLLSALSVTTQNLGLVATVSTSYYEPYNVARLFASIDHLSGGRACWNVVTSDHDETGYNFNREGLDPHALRYERGNEFVDVVFGLWDSFEDGALLLDRKSGVYYDKTKHHTLNHKGKHFQVRGPLNIARTPQGRPVIAQAGGSEPGMEMAARTAEIVFSLASNIDRNRAFYENVKKRMPAYGRDPDDLKIMPGVVVNVGETRAEAQAKVDYLIDKMHPDVGRLMLSEFLEADLRGVPLDKPFPMDRLPDAPKGSRALFDELVDFVKNGRTVGELIRHYAEKHTGNGMTGTPAEIADFMEEWFDTRAADGFILMFPTLPASLDDFVTLVLPELRRRGLFREEYEGSTLRENLGLSMPANRFAAPA
- a CDS encoding LysR family transcriptional regulator, with protein sequence MSAPRRFKAIPLKGLQAFEAVGRCGSVTAAALELNVSPGAISQQVRKIESFLGVTLLERNGRTAELTLWGRLYHQEISKGFEQFAIAERMLERARNENALVLSALSSVVNKWIGRLIFGWQALHPDAHVRIIGRDSEPRMGFDEIDFRISYGSDVLQHEHYSELFRDWVVPACSPALIQKPKPSAFELFDYPLLHVEWERHFTPYPSWVDFAAKVGVTLRETTPGLSFTLSSRAIDAAVKKRGIVLAQMSMIADELEAQTLVIPLDVRIPLRESYFLAWDRSALQKSHGAAFRDWLMTISRQQARISAPQ
- a CDS encoding UTRA domain-containing protein, with amino-acid sequence MVSIHHRIFGDIEAKIMNGDWKPGQRIPIEHKLADQYQCSRMTVNKALSALAERGMIVRRRKTGSFVASQQIDRTVMDIQDISTAAELAGHKHDHRIMKRQIEKLDTSGAVLLGERPGAEVLKLQCLHLVDGKPNAIERRIIMLDAVPLARNENFASVPPAKWLLEQVPWSKARHIIRAVSADPATARLLETERGDACLTLIRQTWQNGRTVSYVEITHPGDRFQFAGDFQPTEQEMSDNSSRRNAT
- a CDS encoding transporter substrate-binding domain-containing protein; this translates as MKKNSLLKGLMSAAFLLGATLSAHAADTLAAVKAAGTLKVGTETAFAPFDFIDAGEHVGLNVDLFDEIGKELGVKIEWVTLPWDGVFPALEAGKFDVVAGPATITKKRMERYRFTPPLAEATIAILKKAGDQTISKPEDIAGKKIGVGKATSQLDQLKEFSETLPTKADIREYPAFTESYADLAAGRIAGVANSLPNIAFVAKQREGVFEVVLPPFGKKSYFGFIGLKDTDHAPLMDAIDAAMLKIKADGRMATLQKKWFGATFDTPDSVKDPAF